ATATTTTTATCACTAAAGATTCTATGCTAATATTTGGATTGGGAGCTATCTCATTTGTAATAGCAACGATGGGTGGTTTGCTTTTTGCTAAATTTATGAATCTGTTTCTTAAAGAAGGTGATAAGTTAAACCCACTTATTGGAGCTGCAGGAGTTTCGGCGGTTCCAGATAGTGCTAGGGTGGTACATGCTGAAGGCTTAAAAAGTGATCCTCATAATTATTTACTTATGCATGCCATGGCACCTAATGTTGCAGGGGTTATAGGTTCAGCTATTGCGGCGGGTATCATACTAAGTTTTTTAGGATAATATAAGATGATATAAAAAGGATAAAAAGGAAAGACAAATTTTAAAAGTTAAGGATATGAACTTACCAAATAAAATGACAGCTGAGGAAGCTGTGAAATTGATAGAATCAGGTGATAGAGTGTTAATTCAAGGAGGTTCGGCCACGCCGCAAACACTTATTAGAGCTATGGTTGCGAGAGCCTCAGAATTACGAGGCGTAAAAATTGTTCACTTACATACGGAAGGCGAATGTGGCTATACTGCTCCCGAATTAAGAGATAGTTTCAATACTAGTGTTTTTTTTATTGGTGGAAATGTGAGAAAAATGGTTGGTAACACCGTTAATTATATTCCCATTTTTTTAAGTGATATCCCTAACTTATTCCGCCAAAGATACATGGAGTTGGATGTTGTTTTAGTGAATGTTTCTCCACCAGACAAGCATGGGTTTTGTTCTTTAGGAGTTTCCGTTGATATTGTTATATCGGGTATAGAACAAGGCAAGAAAGTAATAGCGCAAATTAATCCTAAAATGCCGCGTACTTTTGGAGATGCACTTATACATGTTAAAAATTTTGATGCTTGTGTTGAGGTTGAAGATGATATTTATGAAATGAAGTTTGTAGCACCATCGGCAGAAGAGCAAGCCATCGGAAAAAATATTGCTGCAATTATAGATGATGGCGCTACCTTACAAATGGGTATTGGAGGTATTCCTAATGCTGTTTTAACATATTTAACCCATCATAAAAACTTAGGAGTTCATACCGAAATGTTCTCGGAAGGCATCGTAGATTTAGTTGAAAGAGGTGTTGTGAATGGCTCTAAGAAAAAAGTAAACCCGTATAAAATAGTTTCAGGTTTTGCCATGGGAACACGGCGATTGTATGATTTTATGGATGACAATCCAGAGATTGAAATGCTGGATATTGCCTATGTAAATGATACGGCTATCATTCGTCAAAACCCTAAAGTAACCGCTATTAATTCAGCCATAGAAATAGATATAACTGGCCAGGTTTGTGCAGATTCTATTGGTACTAGAATGTTTTCGGGTGTAGGTGGGCAAATGGACTTTATGCGAGGTGCGGCACTGTCTCAGGGCGGAAAACCTATCATTGCTGTAAATTCAACGACCTTAAAAGGGGTTTCTAAAATTGTACCCATGTTAAAACAA
The genomic region above belongs to Mariniflexile litorale and contains:
- a CDS encoding acetyl-CoA hydrolase/transferase C-terminal domain-containing protein, with protein sequence MNLPNKMTAEEAVKLIESGDRVLIQGGSATPQTLIRAMVARASELRGVKIVHLHTEGECGYTAPELRDSFNTSVFFIGGNVRKMVGNTVNYIPIFLSDIPNLFRQRYMELDVVLVNVSPPDKHGFCSLGVSVDIVISGIEQGKKVIAQINPKMPRTFGDALIHVKNFDACVEVEDDIYEMKFVAPSAEEQAIGKNIAAIIDDGATLQMGIGGIPNAVLTYLTHHKNLGVHTEMFSEGIVDLVERGVVNGSKKKVNPYKIVSGFAMGTRRLYDFMDDNPEIEMLDIAYVNDTAIIRQNPKVTAINSAIEIDITGQVCADSIGTRMFSGVGGQMDFMRGAALSQGGKPIIAVNSTTLKGVSKIVPMLKQGAGVVTTRAHARFVATEYGVAELFGRTLKQRAQSLRDIAHPDHRETLDKAIFERFGSSLMV